ACCTTTACCATCCGGGTTCGTGGCAAGGCGGGAACCGATCTCGATGACGTCAAGGCCGCGATCGATGCGGCCATGGAGCGGTTCGAGACCAGCGGGATCGATCCGCAGGATCTGGAGCGCGTCAAGGCCGGTCAGGAAACGTCGCTCTATGCCGGTCTGTCGACGGCTCTCGGCAAGGCCAATTCATTCGCGCGCAGTAATGAGCTGTTCGGCGATCCGGCGCATGTCGTCAAAGCGGCCTCTGCTATCAAGGCGGTGACGGCGGATCAGGTCCGCGATGTCTATGATCGCTACATCAAGGATAAGCCCTATGTGATGACCAGCTTCGTCCCCAAGGGGCAGGCCGATCTGGCCGTCAGTGGGGCCGAGCGGGCCACGGTCTGGATTGAAGAGGTACGCGACGACGTCGCCTCCGAAGAGGTGAGTGCGGGCGAAATCGCTGCGTTCGAGAAAACGCCGACCGTTCACGACCGTTCAGAGCCGCCTTTCAGCGAGCTGCCTTTGTTGCAGATGCCAGACATCTGGGAAGATGAACTGGCGGACGGGGTCGCCGTGCGGGGGATCGAAAGCGATGAAATTCCGCTGGTGCAGTTCGATGTTACCTTGCCGGGTGGACGCTGGGTCGAAACGCCGGAAGAAAATGGTCGCCTGACGCTTCTGGCGGACATGCTGGATGAAGGCACGGCCAATCGCACGCCTGTGGAACTGGAACAGGCGATCGGCCTGCTTGGCTCGTCCATCTCCGTGACCAGCAATAGCGAAGAACTCGTCATCACCGCAACGACCCTGTCGCGCAATCTGGACGCGACTGTCGCGCTGGTTGAGGAAATGCTGACCCAACCGCGCTTTGCCGATGCCGACTTCGAACGGGTCAAGTCGGCCCGCCTGACCGCAATCAAGGGGCGGGAAGCCAATCCACGCGCCATCGCTGCGCAGGCGTTCAACCGCCTGATCTATGGCGATCGCCACCCTTATGGGCGTCCCGGCGGCGGATCGGTCGAGACGGTGACGGACATGACTTTCGACGACGTCAAAGCCGCCCATGCCGACTTGCTGTCCTCAAAAGCCCGCATCCATGTGGTTGGGGCTGTTACGCCCGATCGGGCGGTGGAGGCTCTGGCGCCCCTGGGCGGGGCGGTCACGCCTGCCGCGATGGCTCGCCCGGACTATGCCATTCCTACACAGAGTGCGGCGGGGCAGGTCTATTTCATCGACGTTCCCGGTTCCAAACAGTCGGTCTTGCGGATCGGCGCGCTCGTCCCGGCCGCTGATCATCCTGATTTCAACAAGATCAGCTTTACAAATGAAAAGCTGGGCGGCGGTATTTCCGGTGATCTGGGACAGATGCTGCGAATTGAAAAAGGCTATACCTATGGAGCGGGCAGCTTCGTCTCCAAAGGTGTCGTCGAACGGCCCTTCACCCTGTCTACCAGTGTGCGCGCCAATGCGACTGGCGACAGCCTGTCGATCATTCGCGACATGGTGCAGGCGCACGGATCGACCTATGATGCGGCAGCCGTCGAAACGACGCAGCAGAAAGTCATCAAGGAGGGCGCCAGGGCCTTTGAAAGCCTCGGCGCAAAACTCGGCACGCTGCGCGAAATCAGCCGTTTCAATCTGCCCAATGACTATGTCGAACAGGAGCAGGCGGAGCTTGTCACCATGACGGCAGACGATTTCCGCGACACGGCGGATCGCTATCTGGTCGAGGACGCGATGGTCTATCTCGTCGTCGGCGATGCGGAGACGCAATTGGACGCAGTTCAGGCCTTCGCGACAGCGGCGGGCAAGGGCAAGGTGGTGCAGCTCGACATTTACGGTCAGCCTGTCGACTAGACTGATCGGCAGCGCGTCGAGCCAAGATTGAGCGGATCAATCGCCTGAGGGGTGATGATCCGGTTTGGCC
This genomic window from Algimonas porphyrae contains:
- a CDS encoding M16 family metallopeptidase: MTFRSILLSGTATILLAACANATTDTTRTTVTQTTTVTTDTASESTSFTLDYESFMLDNGLEVILQRDTSDPIVAVSTVIHAGSSREKPGRTGFAHFFEHMAFNDSENVPRGWNRGQIPKWGGLRNGGTWSDGTIYFEVVPKDAFDKILWIDSDRLGYMINTVTTAALEREKQVVKNEKRQRVDNAAYGYTNEVIRAALYPEDHPYNWTVIGSLPDLQAATLEDVREFYDLWYGPNNATLAIVGDIDIAETKEKVKRWFGEIERGRDIPEPVPQPVTLEATKNLWFEDNFAKLPELRLTFPTVESLHADQTALDMLGPILGGARNSPLYVEVVEVAKAAPDVSAFHGANELAGTFTIRVRGKAGTDLDDVKAAIDAAMERFETSGIDPQDLERVKAGQETSLYAGLSTALGKANSFARSNELFGDPAHVVKAASAIKAVTADQVRDVYDRYIKDKPYVMTSFVPKGQADLAVSGAERATVWIEEVRDDVASEEVSAGEIAAFEKTPTVHDRSEPPFSELPLLQMPDIWEDELADGVAVRGIESDEIPLVQFDVTLPGGRWVETPEENGRLTLLADMLDEGTANRTPVELEQAIGLLGSSISVTSNSEELVITATTLSRNLDATVALVEEMLTQPRFADADFERVKSARLTAIKGREANPRAIAAQAFNRLIYGDRHPYGRPGGGSVETVTDMTFDDVKAAHADLLSSKARIHVVGAVTPDRAVEALAPLGGAVTPAAMARPDYAIPTQSAAGQVYFIDVPGSKQSVLRIGALVPAADHPDFNKISFTNEKLGGGISGDLGQMLRIEKGYTYGAGSFVSKGVVERPFTLSTSVRANATGDSLSIIRDMVQAHGSTYDAAAVETTQQKVIKEGARAFESLGAKLGTLREISRFNLPNDYVEQEQAELVTMTADDFRDTADRYLVEDAMVYLVVGDAETQLDAVQAFATAAGKGKVVQLDIYGQPVD